The proteins below are encoded in one region of Micromonospora pisi:
- a CDS encoding DUF6220 domain-containing protein, with the protein MRKILVITSALVLVVVLAQFYLAGVGAFSRPPTEDAWMAHRAGAAAIMALAVVNTIVAALARAGGRTIAFAALPIGLVIVQFVLSAMSSALGGSTIDRTGLPLYLVALHVVNGLAVLSIAIRGLLNARRLAIRAADEPASGPQRAHAE; encoded by the coding sequence GTGCGCAAAATCTTGGTCATCACCAGCGCGCTCGTCCTCGTCGTCGTGCTGGCGCAGTTCTATCTGGCCGGGGTCGGTGCGTTCAGTCGTCCGCCCACTGAGGACGCCTGGATGGCGCACCGTGCCGGGGCGGCCGCCATCATGGCGCTCGCCGTGGTCAACACCATCGTCGCGGCACTGGCCCGGGCCGGCGGGCGAACCATCGCCTTCGCCGCGCTGCCGATCGGCCTGGTCATCGTGCAGTTCGTCCTGAGCGCCATGAGCAGCGCGCTGGGCGGCAGCACGATCGACCGCACCGGCTTGCCGTTGTACCTCGTCGCCCTGCACGTGGTGAACGGCCTGGCTGTGCTGAGCATCGCCATCAGGGGCCTGTTGAACGCCCGCCGGCTCGCCATCAGGGCGGCCGACGAGCCGGCCAGCGGGCCTCAGCGGGCGCACGCGGAGTGA
- a CDS encoding MMPL family transporter yields the protein MPTETRRTEGLLARLARFCYGRRRLVLLTWIVGVVAVSILGFGYGAAPDNDFSGGDSESAKTQELIEKHFPEQQGDTLTLAIKAEKGIDDPVTRLKIEKVLADLAASPITGPVTSPYQDKVLVTQDRRFARVTIPLSDKEVEKSEVKPLVDAVKDASDDSVTVALGGYMAEKAETPPQGSAESVGILAAAVILFIAFGSLVAMGLPLVTALLAIVAGLALTKLLGHLFPAPDFTLVFGAMIGLGVGVDYALFIVTRYKDSLRDGDEPESATIKAIDTAGRAVLFAGTTVVIALLGLFVMGQRLMTGVAVATSITVLVTMIAAVTLLPAFLGFTGYKINSLRLPRRASRRNQEVSAPSQERHTLAERWAAVVQRKPLVAALLAGGILLVLAAPTLSMRLSQPDASVQPHDRSSYISYKILSEGFGPGYGAPLVFATEVGSKDADLRPVVEAVSKTEGVAYATPPRVSADGQAVTFTAFPTTGYQDEATANLVHELRDDVLPRTTGGEQVLVGGPNAATIDVAEESGSRLPLMIGVVIAMSMLLMIALVRSVTIALQSAVMNVLSIGAAYGVVVAVVQWGWFGPALGFPTAMPVTTWVPMMMFPVLFGLSMDYQVFLISRIREEYQRTGDTRVAVARGLARTAKVITAAAAIMIAVFTTSLLGPDVAVKQGGLGMAVAVLIDATIVRMIFVPAVMELCGKANWWMPGRRAPKATPTPTPPAAVREEARV from the coding sequence ATGCCAACCGAGACTCGCCGTACCGAGGGACTTTTGGCGCGACTAGCCCGGTTTTGTTACGGGCGCCGCCGCCTGGTCCTGCTGACCTGGATCGTCGGCGTCGTCGCCGTGTCGATCCTCGGTTTCGGCTACGGCGCCGCCCCCGACAACGACTTCTCCGGCGGAGACTCCGAGTCCGCCAAGACGCAGGAGCTGATCGAGAAACATTTCCCCGAACAGCAAGGGGACACGCTGACGCTCGCGATCAAGGCGGAAAAGGGGATCGACGACCCCGTCACCCGGCTGAAGATCGAGAAGGTCCTCGCCGATCTGGCCGCCTCGCCGATTACCGGACCGGTGACGTCGCCATATCAGGACAAGGTTCTGGTGACGCAGGATCGTCGTTTCGCCCGTGTGACCATCCCGCTGAGCGACAAGGAGGTGGAGAAGAGCGAGGTCAAGCCCTTGGTGGACGCCGTCAAGGACGCCTCCGACGACAGCGTCACGGTTGCGCTGGGCGGGTACATGGCGGAAAAAGCGGAGACGCCCCCGCAGGGTTCGGCCGAAAGCGTGGGCATCCTGGCGGCAGCAGTGATCTTGTTCATCGCCTTCGGGTCATTGGTGGCGATGGGCTTGCCGCTCGTGACCGCCCTCCTGGCCATTGTGGCCGGCCTCGCGCTGACGAAGCTGCTGGGGCACTTGTTCCCCGCGCCGGATTTCACTCTGGTCTTCGGCGCGATGATCGGGCTCGGCGTCGGCGTCGACTACGCACTGTTCATCGTGACCCGCTACAAGGACAGCCTTCGGGACGGCGATGAACCCGAAAGCGCCACGATCAAGGCCATCGACACCGCCGGTCGCGCGGTGCTGTTCGCCGGCACGACCGTTGTGATCGCGTTGCTGGGCCTGTTCGTCATGGGACAGCGGCTGATGACCGGGGTGGCCGTCGCCACGTCGATCACGGTGCTGGTGACAATGATCGCCGCGGTGACGCTGCTGCCCGCGTTCCTGGGCTTCACCGGATACAAGATCAACTCACTGCGCCTGCCTCGCCGCGCGTCCCGCCGAAACCAGGAGGTCAGCGCGCCGTCCCAGGAGCGCCATACGCTCGCCGAGCGTTGGGCCGCCGTGGTGCAGCGCAAGCCGCTGGTCGCCGCACTCCTCGCCGGCGGGATCCTGCTGGTGCTGGCCGCCCCGACGCTGTCGATGCGGCTGAGCCAACCCGACGCCAGCGTCCAGCCCCACGACAGGAGCAGCTACATCTCGTACAAGATCCTCTCCGAGGGCTTCGGGCCGGGCTACGGAGCACCCCTGGTCTTCGCCACCGAGGTCGGCTCCAAGGACGCCGATCTGCGCCCCGTCGTCGAAGCGGTCAGTAAGACCGAGGGCGTCGCCTACGCCACGCCACCCCGGGTCAGTGCGGACGGGCAGGCCGTCACCTTCACCGCCTTCCCCACGACCGGATACCAGGACGAGGCAACCGCGAACCTGGTGCACGAGCTCCGCGACGACGTGCTGCCCCGGACAACCGGCGGCGAACAGGTCCTCGTCGGCGGACCGAACGCCGCCACGATCGACGTCGCCGAGGAGTCCGGCTCGCGCCTGCCCCTGATGATCGGAGTCGTCATCGCGATGTCCATGTTGCTGATGATCGCGTTGGTCCGGTCGGTCACGATCGCCCTGCAGTCCGCGGTGATGAACGTGCTGTCAATCGGCGCCGCCTACGGCGTGGTGGTGGCGGTCGTGCAGTGGGGATGGTTCGGCCCGGCACTCGGTTTCCCCACCGCCATGCCGGTCACGACCTGGGTCCCGATGATGATGTTCCCGGTCCTGTTCGGCCTGTCGATGGACTACCAGGTATTCCTGATCTCACGGATCCGTGAGGAGTACCAGCGAACCGGCGACACCCGCGTGGCCGTCGCCCGAGGGCTGGCGCGGACCGCCAAGGTGATCACAGCCGCGGCCGCCATCATGATCGCTGTCTTCACCACCTCACTGCTCGGCCCCGACGTCGCGGTCAAGCAAGGAGGTCTGGGCATGGCCGTCGCCGTGCTCATCGACGCCACCATCGTCCGGATGATCTTCGTCCCCGCGGTGATGGAACTCTGCGGCAAGGCCAACTGGTGGATGCCCGGACGCCGGGCGCCGAAGGCGACCCCGACCCCGACTCCGCCCGCCGCGGTCCGGGAAGAGGCCAGAGTCTGA
- a CDS encoding multicopper oxidase family protein, translating into MLLVLDLFLVVVAGGLWVAAWPLRGTKAGAAVLIASVLATAARAAVVALLGGAGWWFVPDRLVTAVPLALLSGVVTVTMVRRRTPPAPVLIAAAYVAVAGIAMQFLVGYPVTVGAVAAVFGSGAAALLVWRLPAGAARVAVVATTAGALLAAGVTAAVGSRLPDELDHNAHGADSGHAAHAGSATAPGVSVADLRGPSRTPTRKFTLTARAATVTLPSGATVDAWTFNSQVPGPELRVTQGDVVEVTLRNELPGIGVTLHWHGYDVPVGEDGVAGVTQNAVAPGGTFVYRFEAKDVGSYWYHSHEMSSEAVRKGLYGTLVVTPDRTEPQETDFTLPVHRFDSGATILGGSDRRQTRDVPAGRRVRLRLVNTDNDAHRVAVGGTPYTVSAIDGRDLNGPTVLTAETTLRLPAGGRYDVVFTMPAGAVHVMVDGRTSDGLLLGTGAMPTHPAGTDLDITQYGTSAPGPFDRYDKDHTLVLDRLVRFLDGMPSYAYTVNGTVYPDIPPLLVDRGDAVRTTVVNRGTESHPMHLHGHHVLVLSRNGRPVTGSPLWLDTFDVLPGEVWQVAFRADNPGIWLDHCHNLPHAKQGMVLHVAYRGVTSPFTVGRRTPNHPE; encoded by the coding sequence GTGTTGCTGGTCCTCGATCTGTTCCTGGTGGTGGTCGCCGGTGGCCTGTGGGTGGCGGCCTGGCCGTTACGTGGTACGAAGGCCGGCGCCGCGGTGCTGATCGCGTCCGTGCTGGCCACGGCCGCGCGCGCCGCCGTGGTCGCACTGCTCGGCGGTGCCGGCTGGTGGTTCGTGCCGGACCGGCTGGTGACCGCCGTCCCGCTGGCGTTGCTGTCCGGGGTGGTTACCGTCACGATGGTCCGTCGACGGACGCCTCCGGCACCGGTGCTGATCGCGGCGGCGTATGTCGCGGTTGCGGGCATTGCGATGCAGTTCCTGGTCGGGTATCCGGTGACGGTCGGTGCGGTCGCGGCCGTCTTCGGTTCCGGCGCCGCGGCGCTGCTGGTCTGGCGGCTCCCGGCCGGGGCGGCACGGGTCGCGGTGGTGGCGACCACGGCGGGGGCGCTGCTGGCGGCGGGTGTCACGGCCGCCGTCGGCAGCCGGTTGCCCGACGAACTCGACCACAACGCGCACGGCGCGGACAGCGGCCACGCCGCCCACGCCGGATCCGCCACGGCACCCGGCGTGTCCGTCGCCGATCTGCGTGGACCGAGCCGTACGCCGACCCGGAAGTTCACGCTCACCGCCCGTGCCGCGACGGTCACCCTGCCCTCCGGCGCGACGGTTGACGCGTGGACGTTCAACAGTCAGGTGCCCGGGCCGGAACTGCGGGTGACCCAGGGCGACGTGGTCGAGGTGACACTGCGCAACGAACTGCCAGGCATCGGGGTCACGTTGCACTGGCACGGGTACGACGTGCCGGTCGGCGAGGACGGTGTCGCCGGTGTCACCCAGAACGCGGTGGCACCGGGTGGCACGTTCGTCTATCGCTTCGAGGCCAAGGATGTTGGCAGCTACTGGTACCACTCACACGAAATGTCCAGTGAAGCCGTCCGCAAGGGCCTCTACGGCACTCTCGTGGTGACTCCTGACCGAACCGAACCGCAGGAGACGGACTTCACGTTGCCCGTACACCGCTTCGACAGCGGCGCGACGATCCTCGGCGGATCCGACCGGCGGCAGACCCGGGACGTGCCCGCGGGTCGACGGGTCCGCCTACGGCTGGTCAACACCGACAACGACGCGCATCGCGTGGCGGTCGGCGGCACGCCCTACACCGTCAGCGCCATCGACGGCCGGGACCTCAACGGCCCGACCGTACTGACGGCCGAGACGACGCTGCGGCTGCCGGCTGGCGGCCGCTACGACGTCGTGTTCACGATGCCCGCTGGGGCCGTGCACGTGATGGTGGACGGCCGGACCTCCGACGGGCTGCTTCTGGGTACCGGCGCGATGCCGACACACCCGGCTGGCACCGACCTGGACATCACCCAGTACGGCACCTCCGCACCCGGACCATTCGATCGCTACGATAAGGACCACACGCTGGTACTGGACCGGCTGGTTCGATTCCTGGACGGGATGCCGAGCTACGCGTACACGGTCAACGGGACCGTTTATCCAGACATCCCGCCGCTGCTGGTCGACCGAGGCGACGCCGTGCGCACCACCGTGGTCAATCGGGGCACCGAAAGTCATCCAATGCACCTGCACGGCCACCACGTGCTGGTGCTGTCGCGCAACGGTCGCCCGGTGACCGGTAGTCCGCTGTGGCTGGACACGTTCGATGTGCTGCCCGGCGAGGTGTGGCAGGTCGCGTTCCGGGCCGATAACCCGGGGATCTGGCTCGACCACTGCCACAACCTGCCGCACGCCAAACAGGGCATGGTGCTGCACGTGGCGTACCGCGGGGTGACCTCGCCGTTCACCGTCGGCCGGCGCACGCCGAATCATCCCGAGTGA